The Alteriqipengyuania halimionae genome contains a region encoding:
- a CDS encoding polyhydroxyalkanoate depolymerase, which yields MLYSAYEMQRAWLNGASAWASATAEVLNNPGLPYGYTGTGSATASALDVFAHAAASYGKPRFDLESIEKDGKTYPATESVVMHKPFGDLLRFTHEGLPEDAPRLLVVAPMSGHYATLLRGTVKRMMENCVVYVTDWADAREVPVEEGRFDLDDYIDYLREFLEEIGEGAHMLAVCQPSVPALAVTAIMAADKHPCRPKTLTMMGGPIDTRESPTSVNDLAMQRPIEWFQNTVIATVPLRYHGAGRRVYPGFMQLAGFMSMNLGQHIMSHYEMFKHLTVGDQESADRTKDFYDEYRSVCDMTAEFYLQTVEEVFQKHSLPKGEFVHRDKTIDLGAISDTAILAIEGEKDDISGLGQTKAALDITPGLKPAQKKYFMAEKVGHYGIFNGSRWRDKIAPVVDDWIAKHD from the coding sequence TTGCTCTATTCCGCTTATGAAATGCAGCGCGCTTGGCTCAACGGCGCCAGCGCCTGGGCCTCGGCTACGGCAGAAGTGCTCAACAATCCCGGCCTGCCTTACGGATACACCGGCACCGGATCGGCCACCGCCTCGGCGCTCGACGTGTTCGCCCACGCCGCCGCTTCCTACGGCAAGCCGCGCTTCGATCTCGAGAGCATCGAAAAGGACGGAAAGACCTATCCGGCGACCGAGTCGGTCGTGATGCACAAGCCGTTCGGCGACCTGTTGCGGTTCACCCATGAAGGCCTGCCCGAAGACGCGCCGCGCCTGCTGGTGGTCGCGCCGATGAGCGGGCACTACGCCACGCTGCTGCGCGGCACCGTCAAGCGGATGATGGAAAACTGCGTCGTCTACGTCACCGACTGGGCGGATGCCCGCGAAGTCCCGGTCGAGGAAGGGCGCTTCGATCTCGATGATTATATCGATTACCTGCGCGAATTCCTCGAAGAGATCGGCGAAGGCGCGCATATGCTCGCCGTCTGCCAGCCTTCCGTACCGGCGCTGGCCGTGACCGCGATCATGGCGGCGGACAAGCACCCCTGCCGCCCGAAGACGCTCACCATGATGGGCGGGCCGATCGACACCCGCGAATCGCCGACCTCGGTCAACGATCTCGCCATGCAGCGCCCGATCGAATGGTTCCAGAACACCGTGATCGCCACCGTGCCGCTGCGCTATCACGGCGCGGGCCGCCGGGTTTATCCCGGTTTCATGCAGCTTGCCGGGTTCATGAGCATGAATCTGGGCCAGCACATCATGAGCCATTACGAGATGTTCAAGCATCTCACCGTGGGCGACCAGGAAAGCGCCGACCGGACCAAGGATTTCTACGACGAATATCGCTCGGTCTGCGACATGACCGCCGAATTCTACCTCCAGACGGTCGAGGAAGTGTTCCAGAAGCACTCGCTGCCCAAGGGCGAGTTCGTCCATCGCGACAAGACCATCGATCTGGGCGCGATCAGCGACACCGCGATCCTCGCGATCGAGGGCGAGAAAGACGATATCTCGGGGCTGGGCCAGACCAAGGCGGCGCTCGATATCACCCCGGGCCTGAAGCCTGCGCAGAAGAAGTACTTCATGGCCGAAAAGGTCGGCCATTACGGGATCTTCAACGGCTCCCGCTGGCGCGACAAGATCGCCCCGGTGGTCGATGACTGGATCGCCAAGCACGATTGA
- a CDS encoding ABC transporter transmembrane domain-containing protein, whose protein sequence is MADPAPEKSSLPPKAKSLGPLLMIWRAATQYPTQVAIAFLALITTAGATLAIPAGLKLVVDRGFAGGGDPEQIARWFRYLGLIVVVLAIATAIRFYFVSWLGERVVADIRKQVQQNLLRLSPGFFEENSPREISSRMTADTTLIEQVVGTTVSVALRNVLMAIGGTIYLYYLAPTLTIGLVIAIPLVVLPIVIFGRRVRNVSRTSQDRVADVGSMVSEVLGSMKVVQAFGQEERERSRFADAVEQVFDTAKRRILLRAIMTSLIIFVVFGSIVLLMWRGAVGVSTGAITGGTIAAFVLVGGLVAGSFAALTEVYGDLLRGAGAASRLNELLREEPAIAAPARPIALPEPPRGQIAFENVGFRYPTRPETPALEDFTLTVSPSETVALVGPSGAGKSTIFQLAERFYDPHEGTIKLDGVPLTKADPQAVRDRFAFVPQEGVLFAASARDNIRYGAWDSSDDAIWEAARAAHAEDFLQHLPNGLDTFLGESGARLSGGQRQRMAIARALLRDAPILLLDEATSALDAESEHAVQQALDALMEHRTTLVIAHRLATVRAADRIVVMEEGRIVEQGTHAQLAEAGGLYARLAALQFDEPQSALVK, encoded by the coding sequence ATGGCCGATCCTGCCCCCGAAAAATCGTCTCTGCCGCCCAAGGCCAAGAGCCTCGGGCCCCTGCTGATGATCTGGCGTGCCGCGACGCAATATCCCACCCAGGTCGCGATCGCCTTCCTCGCCCTGATCACCACCGCTGGCGCGACGCTCGCAATCCCGGCCGGGTTGAAGCTCGTCGTCGACCGGGGCTTCGCCGGTGGCGGGGATCCCGAACAGATTGCGCGCTGGTTCCGCTATCTGGGGCTGATCGTCGTCGTCCTGGCGATCGCCACCGCGATCCGGTTCTATTTCGTCAGCTGGCTGGGCGAGCGCGTGGTTGCCGATATCCGCAAGCAGGTTCAGCAAAATCTCCTGCGCCTCTCCCCCGGCTTCTTCGAAGAAAATTCCCCGCGCGAAATCTCCTCGCGCATGACCGCCGATACGACGCTGATCGAACAGGTTGTCGGCACCACCGTCTCCGTCGCGCTGCGCAATGTGCTGATGGCGATCGGAGGGACGATCTACCTCTATTACCTTGCGCCCACGCTCACCATCGGGCTGGTGATCGCGATCCCGCTGGTGGTGCTGCCGATCGTGATTTTCGGACGCCGGGTGCGCAACGTCTCGCGCACCAGCCAGGACCGGGTGGCCGATGTCGGCTCGATGGTTTCCGAAGTGCTCGGATCGATGAAGGTGGTGCAGGCTTTCGGCCAGGAGGAGCGCGAGCGGAGCCGCTTTGCCGACGCGGTCGAGCAAGTCTTCGACACCGCCAAGCGCCGCATCCTGCTGCGCGCGATCATGACATCTTTGATCATCTTCGTCGTGTTCGGATCGATCGTGCTGCTCATGTGGCGCGGCGCTGTCGGCGTTTCGACCGGGGCGATCACTGGCGGCACGATCGCCGCCTTCGTCCTTGTCGGGGGGCTAGTGGCGGGCTCGTTTGCAGCGCTGACCGAAGTGTACGGCGATTTGCTGCGCGGCGCAGGCGCGGCAAGCCGCTTGAACGAATTGCTCCGGGAAGAACCCGCCATCGCCGCTCCGGCGCGCCCGATCGCGCTGCCCGAACCGCCGCGCGGCCAGATCGCGTTCGAGAATGTCGGCTTCCGCTATCCGACCCGGCCCGAAACACCCGCGCTGGAGGATTTCACCCTTACCGTCTCGCCGAGCGAAACGGTCGCGCTGGTGGGACCGTCGGGCGCGGGTAAATCGACGATCTTCCAGCTGGCCGAGCGATTCTACGATCCGCACGAAGGCACGATCAAACTGGACGGCGTGCCGCTGACCAAGGCCGATCCGCAAGCCGTGCGCGACCGGTTTGCCTTCGTTCCGCAGGAAGGCGTGCTGTTCGCCGCCAGCGCGCGCGACAATATCCGCTACGGCGCATGGGACAGCAGCGACGATGCCATCTGGGAAGCCGCCCGCGCCGCCCATGCCGAGGATTTCCTCCAGCACCTGCCCAACGGGCTCGACACGTTCCTCGGCGAAAGCGGCGCGCGGCTGTCGGGCGGACAGCGCCAGCGCATGGCGATCGCCCGCGCGCTGCTGCGCGATGCCCCCATCCTGCTGCTCGACGAAGCGACCAGCGCGCTCGATGCCGAAAGCGAACATGCGGTGCAGCAGGCGCTCGACGCGCTGATGGAGCATCGGACCACGCTGGTGATCGCGCATCGCCTCGCGACCGTGCGCGCGGCCGACCGGATCGTGGTGATGGAGGAAGGTCGCATCGTCGAGCAGGGCACCCATGCCCAGCTGGCCGAAGCGGGCGGGCTCTATGCACGGCTCGCGGCGCTGCAATTCGACGAACCGCAGAGCGCTCTCGTCAAATAG
- a CDS encoding M13 family metallopeptidase, whose amino-acid sequence MIKQALKLSTGLVALALATPTLAGEVYTPEQLAPEQLVQDDAQDEGDVATPTMSFGTWGFDPAAIDTDIDPGDDFFAYANQKWLDANPLPAQYSRFGAFTLLGEKSVSDVKTLMDELTAKDPSALTSDEKRLVDAYNSYYETAAIDAAGLAPAQTYLDRIAAPDTLEGLVALWSTPGYPSPLGGGVEVDAMEPDRYSVYVSTGGLGMPDRDYYLDETEKGVGIQNKYKDYLTFLFTEAGYDDPRATAEAVYAFEDKIARDISSDRAASRDVRLIYNPFTPAQLRELAGDFPIETMIETAGFGETDRLIVTNLRPSEEKAKALGLTPEVMEKLGTGFEGMLALLENTPIETLKAWTTKEFLENNASILPSRFDKADFEFFGKTLRGTPEQRERWKRAIGETEGLLGELLGKSYAQRYFPPTSKAAMEDLVGNLRKALAASIEEIDWMGPDTKTQAIAKLDSFDPKIGYRDNLDTYEGLTIKTGDPIANRMAAAHWATRDNLEKLGQPIDRTEWGMLPQTVNAYYNPLKNEIVFPAGILQQPFFDASNDIAVNYGAIGGVIGHEMGHGFDDQGSRFSATGALENWWTDEDREAFDALTNALVAQYDQFCPLDDGETCVNGRLTLGENIGDLGGLSLAYRAFKLATEGKELPVIDGLTGDQRFFLAWAQVWRSQQREDNYRNRLRTDPHSPEEFRTNGIVRNLDEWYKAFNVTPEDDLYLPPEERVRIW is encoded by the coding sequence ATGATCAAGCAAGCTTTGAAACTGAGCACCGGCCTCGTGGCCCTGGCGCTCGCCACCCCCACGCTCGCGGGCGAGGTTTACACGCCCGAACAGCTCGCCCCCGAACAGCTCGTCCAGGACGACGCGCAGGACGAAGGCGACGTCGCCACCCCGACGATGAGCTTCGGCACCTGGGGCTTCGACCCCGCGGCGATCGACACCGACATCGATCCGGGCGACGATTTCTTCGCCTATGCCAACCAGAAATGGCTCGATGCCAATCCGCTGCCCGCGCAGTACAGCCGCTTCGGCGCGTTCACCCTGCTCGGCGAGAAATCGGTGTCCGACGTCAAGACACTGATGGACGAGCTCACGGCCAAGGATCCGTCGGCGCTCACCAGCGACGAGAAGCGCCTCGTCGATGCCTATAATTCCTACTACGAAACCGCCGCGATCGATGCCGCGGGCCTCGCCCCGGCGCAGACCTATCTCGACCGTATCGCCGCGCCCGACACCCTCGAAGGCCTCGTCGCGCTGTGGTCGACCCCCGGCTACCCCTCCCCTCTCGGCGGCGGCGTGGAAGTCGATGCGATGGAGCCCGATCGCTATTCGGTCTATGTCAGCACCGGCGGCCTCGGCATGCCCGATCGCGACTATTATCTCGACGAAACCGAGAAGGGCGTCGGGATCCAGAACAAGTACAAGGATTACCTGACCTTCCTCTTCACCGAGGCCGGGTATGACGATCCGCGCGCGACTGCCGAAGCAGTCTATGCCTTCGAAGACAAGATCGCCCGCGACATCTCGTCCGATCGCGCCGCGTCGCGCGATGTGCGCCTGATCTACAACCCGTTCACCCCGGCCCAGCTTAGAGAACTGGCGGGCGATTTCCCGATCGAGACGATGATCGAAACCGCGGGCTTCGGCGAAACCGATCGCCTGATTGTGACCAATCTTCGCCCGAGCGAGGAAAAGGCCAAGGCACTCGGCCTGACGCCCGAAGTGATGGAAAAGCTCGGCACCGGGTTCGAAGGTATGCTCGCCCTGCTCGAGAATACTCCGATCGAAACGCTCAAGGCGTGGACGACCAAGGAATTCCTCGAAAACAACGCCTCGATCCTGCCATCGCGCTTCGACAAGGCGGATTTCGAGTTCTTCGGCAAAACGCTGCGCGGCACCCCCGAACAGCGTGAGCGCTGGAAGCGTGCAATCGGCGAAACCGAAGGCCTGCTGGGCGAACTGCTCGGCAAGTCCTACGCCCAGCGTTACTTCCCGCCGACCAGCAAGGCCGCGATGGAAGACCTGGTCGGCAATCTGCGCAAGGCGCTGGCCGCCTCGATCGAAGAGATCGACTGGATGGGGCCCGATACCAAGACGCAGGCGATCGCCAAGCTCGACAGCTTCGATCCCAAGATCGGCTATCGCGACAATCTCGACACCTATGAAGGCCTCACCATCAAGACGGGCGATCCGATCGCCAACCGGATGGCGGCGGCGCACTGGGCCACTCGCGACAACCTGGAAAAGCTCGGCCAGCCGATCGACCGCACCGAATGGGGCATGCTGCCGCAGACGGTGAACGCTTATTACAACCCGCTGAAGAACGAGATCGTGTTCCCGGCGGGCATCCTCCAGCAGCCGTTCTTCGATGCGAGCAACGACATCGCGGTGAATTACGGGGCGATCGGCGGCGTGATCGGCCATGAAATGGGCCACGGCTTCGACGACCAGGGCTCGCGCTTCAGCGCGACCGGGGCGCTCGAAAACTGGTGGACCGACGAGGACCGCGAGGCGTTCGACGCGCTGACCAATGCGCTGGTGGCGCAGTACGACCAGTTCTGCCCGCTCGACGATGGCGAAACCTGCGTCAACGGCCGCCTGACCCTAGGCGAGAACATCGGCGATCTGGGTGGCCTGAGCCTCGCCTACCGCGCCTTCAAGCTCGCCACCGAGGGCAAGGAACTGCCGGTTATCGACGGCCTCACGGGCGATCAGCGCTTCTTCCTCGCCTGGGCGCAGGTCTGGCGTTCGCAGCAGCGCGAAGACAATTACCGCAATCGCCTGCGCACCGATCCGCACAGCCCGGAAGAGTTCCGGACCAACGGCATCGTCCGCAATCTCGACGAATGGTACAAGGCGTTCAACGTGACGCCCGAAGACGACCTTTACCTGCCGCCCGAAGAACGCGTGCGGATCTGGTAA
- a CDS encoding undecaprenyl-diphosphate phosphatase gives MDNWLTAILLGILEGLTEFLPVSSTGHLILAQELFGYDAAQWRQFNIVIQLGAILAVVVSYRSLFWDMGTGLLRRERESILFTRNILLGFLPAAVIGLLAKDAIDAMLDAPMVVAVALVVGGIAILVLEKTIKPGPDKGVAALPMRTALLIGLAQCLAMIPGTSRSGASILGALALGVGRKTAAEFSFFLAVPTMLGAATVKIFDDPALMAGEAVIGWTEIAIGFIAAFLVALAVIRAFVAYVSRAGFSPFGWYRIVIGGFAILVFSGTI, from the coding sequence ATGGACAACTGGCTCACCGCGATCCTGCTCGGCATTCTCGAAGGCTTGACCGAGTTCCTCCCTGTCTCCTCGACCGGGCACTTGATCCTCGCGCAGGAACTGTTCGGCTACGACGCGGCACAGTGGCGGCAATTCAATATCGTGATCCAGCTCGGCGCGATCCTGGCGGTGGTCGTCTCCTACCGCTCGCTGTTCTGGGACATGGGCACCGGCCTGTTGCGGCGCGAGCGCGAATCGATCCTCTTCACGCGCAACATCCTGCTGGGCTTCCTTCCCGCTGCGGTCATCGGCCTGCTGGCAAAAGATGCGATCGACGCCATGCTCGACGCGCCGATGGTGGTTGCCGTGGCGCTGGTGGTCGGCGGGATCGCGATCCTGGTGCTCGAAAAGACCATCAAGCCCGGGCCCGACAAGGGCGTCGCCGCGCTGCCGATGCGCACCGCCCTGCTGATCGGCCTCGCCCAGTGCCTCGCCATGATCCCCGGCACCAGCCGCTCGGGCGCGAGCATTCTGGGTGCGCTGGCCCTCGGCGTCGGCCGCAAGACCGCTGCCGAGTTCTCCTTCTTCCTCGCGGTACCGACCATGCTCGGCGCGGCGACGGTCAAGATTTTCGACGATCCGGCGCTGATGGCGGGCGAGGCGGTCATCGGCTGGACCGAGATCGCAATCGGCTTCATTGCCGCCTTCCTCGTCGCTCTTGCCGTGATCCGCGCCTTCGTCGCCTATGTCAGTCGCGCGGGCTTCTCGCCCTTCGGCTGGTACCGGATCGTCATCGGCGGATTCGCCATTCTTGTGTTCTCGGGTACGATTTGA
- the phhA gene encoding phenylalanine 4-monooxygenase yields the protein MATAANEETDFTELPHMPADVFTAPLKRPEHVGEDWLEPKQTEYDSQDDAIWNDLFKRQMDILPGRAATAFLEGCEKLDLGKGGVPEFGQLSEQLGSMTGWSVVPVPMLIPDHVFFWHLANRRFPAGNFIRTRETFDYIQEPDVFHDVFGHVPMLTDPVFADYMQEYGRAGWRAMEHNRLKALGALYWYTVEFGLVEEEAGLRAYGAGILSGPTEAVYAVEAESPNRIMLNVDRVMRTDYVISDLQPTYFVIESFEDLYRQTVERDFEKLYRALGPSFTYANTAVIDIDNLVNRGSLEYTLRGGRGSGARPV from the coding sequence ATGGCCACCGCCGCGAACGAGGAAACCGACTTTACCGAGCTGCCGCATATGCCGGCAGACGTGTTCACCGCGCCCCTGAAGCGCCCCGAACATGTCGGGGAAGACTGGCTCGAGCCCAAGCAGACCGAATACGATTCGCAGGACGATGCGATCTGGAACGACCTGTTCAAGCGCCAGATGGATATCCTGCCCGGGCGCGCGGCGACGGCGTTCCTCGAAGGCTGCGAAAAGCTCGATCTTGGCAAGGGCGGGGTGCCCGAGTTCGGCCAGCTATCCGAGCAGCTCGGCAGTATGACCGGGTGGAGCGTGGTGCCGGTGCCGATGCTGATCCCCGATCACGTGTTTTTCTGGCACCTTGCGAACCGGCGGTTCCCGGCGGGCAATTTCATCCGTACGCGCGAAACCTTCGATTACATCCAGGAACCCGATGTCTTTCACGACGTGTTCGGCCATGTCCCGATGCTGACCGATCCGGTGTTCGCCGATTACATGCAGGAATATGGCCGCGCCGGCTGGCGCGCGATGGAGCACAACCGGCTGAAGGCGCTGGGCGCGCTCTATTGGTACACGGTCGAATTCGGTCTCGTCGAGGAAGAGGCGGGCTTGCGGGCCTATGGCGCGGGCATCCTCTCCGGCCCGACCGAGGCGGTCTATGCGGTCGAGGCGGAAAGCCCCAACCGGATCATGCTCAATGTCGACCGGGTGATGCGTACCGATTACGTGATCAGCGACCTGCAGCCGACCTATTTCGTGATCGAGAGCTTCGAGGATCTCTATCGCCAGACGGTCGAGCGCGATTTCGAGAAGCTCTATCGCGCACTGGGCCCGAGCTTCACCTACGCCAACACCGCGGTGATCGACATCGACAATCTGGTGAACCGCGGCTCGCTCGAATACACGTTGCGCGGCGGGCGCGGCAGCGGTGCCAGGCCGGTCTGA
- the ppk2 gene encoding polyphosphate kinase 2 has translation MREELAIMARWVKTTGQRLVVIFEGRDTAGKGGAIRAISEKLNPKVCRTVALSKPTPRESGQWYFQRYVEHLPGAGEIVLFDRSWYNRAGVERVMGFADEAQVAQFLRQVPVFERMLVDDGILLFKYWLTTDQAQQEERLRERLDDPLKRYKLSPIDLAAREKYDAYTAAREAMLKASHTEHAPWTLVDFNDQKRGRLTLVRDLLDRLPDTRIDPPPLDFPPLEGPLRSETYSVLAPVAPYPAGAEADDA, from the coding sequence ATGCGCGAAGAGCTCGCAATCATGGCCCGCTGGGTCAAAACCACCGGCCAGCGGCTCGTCGTCATTTTCGAGGGGCGCGACACTGCGGGCAAGGGCGGCGCGATTCGCGCGATCTCGGAGAAACTGAACCCCAAGGTCTGCCGCACCGTCGCGCTGTCGAAGCCCACGCCGCGCGAATCGGGCCAATGGTATTTCCAGCGCTATGTCGAACACCTGCCCGGCGCGGGCGAAATCGTGCTGTTCGATCGCAGCTGGTACAATCGCGCCGGGGTCGAACGGGTGATGGGCTTTGCCGACGAGGCGCAGGTCGCACAATTTCTCCGCCAGGTCCCGGTGTTCGAGCGAATGCTGGTCGATGACGGGATCCTGCTGTTCAAATACTGGCTGACGACCGATCAGGCACAGCAGGAAGAGCGCCTGCGCGAACGGCTCGACGATCCGCTCAAGCGCTACAAGCTTTCACCGATCGATCTCGCCGCGCGCGAGAAATACGACGCCTACACCGCCGCGCGCGAAGCCATGCTCAAGGCGAGCCACACCGAGCATGCGCCGTGGACGCTGGTCGATTTCAACGACCAGAAGCGCGGACGACTCACCCTGGTGCGCGATCTGCTCGACCGGCTGCCCGATACGCGAATCGATCCGCCGCCGCTCGATTTTCCGCCGCTGGAAGGTCCGCTGCGCAGCGAAACCTATTCGGTCCTCGCGCCGGTCGCCCCCTATCCCGCAGGCGCAGAGGCGGATGATGCTTGA
- the rpmG gene encoding 50S ribosomal protein L33, which translates to MAKPATVKIRLVSTADTGFFYVTKKNPRNHTEKFTFRKYDPIAKKHVEFKEAKIK; encoded by the coding sequence ATGGCCAAGCCCGCAACCGTCAAGATCCGGCTCGTTTCGACCGCCGACACCGGCTTCTTCTACGTCACGAAGAAGAATCCGCGCAATCACACGGAAAAGTTCACCTTCCGCAAGTACGACCCGATTGCGAAGAAGCACGTCGAGTTCAAGGAAGCCAAGATCAAGTGA
- a CDS encoding LolA family protein yields the protein MNRILRKPMLALALGAAALPLAATIPLPTASAAAQAGDLDQVVKALRGIKTMTANFTQTDRNGQALSGKLTLKRPGKIRFQYQKGVPLLIVSDGKALTFVDYEVAQVQKYPVGNSPLGALLDPNRDVKRFGKLLSTGNDNVVSVEVRDPKRPEYGVITLMFTRGSNAPGGLELAGWVAQDAQNVRTTVRLSNQKYGMSVSDNTFRYRDPR from the coding sequence ATGAACCGCATTCTCCGCAAGCCCATGTTGGCCCTCGCGCTCGGCGCGGCAGCTCTGCCGCTCGCCGCGACCATTCCCCTGCCCACCGCCAGCGCTGCGGCGCAGGCAGGCGATCTCGACCAGGTCGTGAAGGCGCTCCGCGGCATCAAGACGATGACCGCCAATTTCACCCAGACCGATCGCAACGGCCAGGCGCTGTCGGGCAAGCTGACGCTGAAGCGTCCGGGCAAGATCCGTTTCCAGTACCAGAAGGGCGTGCCCCTGCTGATCGTTTCGGACGGCAAGGCGCTGACCTTCGTCGATTACGAAGTCGCGCAGGTGCAGAAATATCCGGTCGGCAATTCGCCGCTCGGCGCGCTGCTCGATCCCAATCGCGACGTGAAGCGCTTCGGCAAGCTGCTTTCGACCGGCAATGACAATGTCGTCAGCGTCGAAGTGCGCGATCCGAAGAGGCCCGAATACGGCGTGATCACGTTGATGTTCACGCGAGGATCGAATGCGCCGGGCGGGCTCGAACTGGCCGGCTGGGTCGCACAGGACGCGCAGAACGTGCGCACCACCGTGCGCCTGTCGAACCAGAAATACGGCATGAGCGTTTCGGACAATACCTTCCGCTATCGCGACCCGCGTTAA
- the xth gene encoding exodeoxyribonuclease III, which produces MLSIATWNINSVRLRMPIVERFIKEQSPDILCLQEIKCQEHQFPFEAFRALGYEHFAIHGQKGYHGVATVGKVPFRDFSKHDWQDNGEARHIGVELTDPAHQGVIVENVYVPAGGDIPDREQNVKFGQKLDFFERMTRWADAIDRPTLIVGDFNVAPLESDVWSHKQLLKVVSHTPLEVETLQRFMDAHGWDDIGRQHIPDPERYFSWWSYRSKDRKANDRGRRLDHMWASPELARQATGHSVHEYARDWEKPSDHVPLITEFDL; this is translated from the coding sequence ATGCTTTCTATCGCCACCTGGAATATCAACTCGGTCCGCCTGCGGATGCCGATCGTCGAACGCTTCATCAAGGAGCAGTCGCCCGACATCCTGTGCCTGCAGGAGATCAAGTGCCAGGAGCACCAGTTCCCGTTCGAGGCGTTCAGGGCGCTCGGTTACGAGCATTTCGCGATTCACGGACAGAAGGGCTATCACGGCGTCGCGACGGTCGGGAAAGTGCCGTTCCGCGATTTCTCGAAGCATGACTGGCAGGACAATGGCGAGGCCCGCCATATCGGCGTCGAGCTGACCGATCCGGCCCATCAGGGCGTGATCGTCGAGAACGTCTATGTTCCCGCGGGCGGCGACATTCCCGATCGCGAGCAGAATGTGAAATTCGGCCAGAAGCTCGACTTCTTCGAACGGATGACGCGCTGGGCAGACGCCATCGACCGGCCGACGCTGATCGTCGGCGATTTCAATGTCGCGCCGCTCGAATCGGACGTCTGGAGCCACAAGCAACTGCTCAAGGTCGTCAGCCACACACCGCTCGAGGTCGAGACGCTACAGCGCTTCATGGACGCGCACGGGTGGGACGATATCGGCCGTCAGCACATCCCCGATCCCGAACGCTATTTCAGCTGGTGGAGCTATCGCTCGAAGGACCGGAAGGCGAACGATCGCGGCCGACGTCTCGATCACATGTGGGCCTCGCCCGAACTGGCGAGACAGGCGACCGGCCACTCGGTCCACGAATATGCGCGCGACTGGGAAAAGCCGTCGGACCATGTCCCGCTGATCACGGAATTCGACCTCTGA
- the ribA gene encoding GTP cyclohydrolase II, whose protein sequence is MSEDGPSPARRAAQAVDALRHGWPIRLIGGPTLLPIETAIAGQSTAQHLLISHARAATLKLANQREAAAPESPVLIHGAERFDIDDARAAADPALDLAYPMKGPFRADPLDWHEGAVAALELARIAGILPAFMVDPEEGGEAQPFALEDLAALADPHRLAIVTRARLPVEALKNCEIVAFRSADDLREHVALIVGERSADRVPLVRLHSECLTGDVLGSLKCDCGPQLDGALAQMAAETEQDGWGVLLYLRQEGRGIGLVNKLRAYRLQDQGHDTVDANQRLGLPDEARDFGTAARMLDLLGVGEVRLLTNNPRKVDALTERGVTVTERVAHRRGENPENVRYLATKRDRSGHLLP, encoded by the coding sequence CTGAGCGAGGACGGGCCTTCGCCGGCCCGGCGCGCGGCCCAGGCGGTCGACGCGCTGCGTCACGGTTGGCCGATCCGCCTGATCGGCGGGCCGACGCTGCTGCCGATCGAGACCGCGATCGCAGGCCAGTCCACGGCGCAGCACTTGCTGATCTCGCACGCGCGCGCGGCGACCCTCAAACTCGCCAACCAGCGCGAGGCAGCCGCCCCCGAAAGCCCGGTGCTGATCCACGGCGCGGAACGCTTCGACATCGACGATGCCCGCGCCGCAGCCGATCCTGCACTCGATCTCGCCTATCCGATGAAAGGCCCGTTCCGCGCCGACCCGCTCGATTGGCACGAAGGCGCGGTCGCCGCGCTCGAACTGGCGCGGATCGCCGGGATACTTCCCGCCTTCATGGTCGATCCGGAGGAGGGCGGGGAGGCGCAGCCGTTTGCACTCGAGGATCTTGCCGCATTGGCCGATCCGCACCGCCTCGCCATCGTCACCCGCGCGCGCCTCCCGGTCGAGGCGCTGAAGAATTGCGAGATTGTGGCCTTTCGCAGCGCCGACGACTTGCGCGAACATGTCGCGCTGATCGTCGGCGAGCGCTCCGCCGATCGCGTCCCGCTGGTGCGGCTGCATTCCGAATGCCTGACCGGCGACGTGCTCGGCAGCCTCAAATGCGATTGCGGCCCACAACTCGACGGTGCGCTTGCCCAGATGGCGGCGGAGACGGAGCAGGATGGCTGGGGCGTGCTGCTCTACCTGCGGCAGGAAGGCCGCGGCATCGGCCTCGTCAACAAGCTGCGGGCCTATCGCCTGCAGGATCAGGGACACGATACGGTCGACGCCAACCAGCGGCTCGGCCTGCCCGACGAAGCGCGCGATTTCGGCACCGCTGCGCGGATGCTCGATCTGCTGGGCGTGGGCGAGGTCCGGCTTCTGACCAACAATCCGCGCAAGGTCGACGCACTGACCGAGCGCGGCGTGACGGTAACCGAACGCGTCGCGCATCGGCGCGGTGAGAACCCCGAGAATGTCCGCTATCTCGCGACCAAGCGCGACCGGTCGGGGCATTTGCTGCCGTGA